From the genome of Nicotiana sylvestris chromosome 1, ASM39365v2, whole genome shotgun sequence:
TATGAAGTCAAAGTAGTGAgtaatagtagtaaaaatcccctaagggtccaaaatagttggcacgaggcccaaatatggcattcaggcCAAAATATGATAATACTTTCTTAAACacaatgatagcaaacaattttcaatcaaatatgcagtttaacagtcatacgggacggactaagtcacaatccccaacggtgcacgaccccacgctcgtcatctagcgtatgcgtcacctcaaagtagcatcaCAATGTGAAacccggggtttcataccctcatgacaacatttacaatcattacttacctctatcccgtccaaactctagcccgtgatgcctttgcctctcgaatcggcctccggatgctccaaatctaaccaaaaacagatttataccatcaaaatatgctaagggaacaaagcccactcgaaactaaccaatttacatcaaaaatcccgaaattgcccaaacccgacccccgagcccacgtctcagattctgataaaaatcacaaactagaatccttacattctcatgagttcatacataccaagaataccaaaatccgaccacaaatgacccctcaaatccctagatttaggtctccaattttcaagccctaacttACAATCTTAGGCTttaaattccacaaatttcatgtttaattaggtagaaatcataataagatcgagtattaagtccataaatcttacctacaagtgtttccctttgattccctcttcaatctccctcaaaaagctccaaaatcgctcaacaatggtgaaattTAGTCCCAAAATCGCGGAAGTgatcttttaaacattctgcctagcacTTGAAATCCCTTCTTTGCAAACGCgatcaacgcctcgcgttcgcaaagcacaaaattCCGTTGACCACTTAAGTCTTCATCGCAAAAGCGATACCCTGTACGGgaatgcgaacgcgaagcttcctaacccatcgcgaacgcgacacctagctcgcgaacgcgaagcacaaacgACCTGGACCTAGCTGCTCCTATTTACTGTACGCGAACGCAGAAAAACCATTGTGAATGCGATGAACACAGACCCcatcccttcgcgaatgcgggaccctcatcgcaaatgcgaaggccaaCTCTCCTGactcacatcctaacccttcacgaacgtgaaggtcaaatgtctgcaacaccaacaacagtttttctgcaacttttccaacttGAATTTGATTCgatcaaccacccgaaactcacccgaggccctagggaccttaaccaaatatgccaacatatcccataacctcattcaaacttgttccaaccttcgaaacgctcaaaacaacatcaaaacaccaaattgacatcggattcaagcctaagaattccaaaaacttccaaattccgcttttgataaaaaagtctataaaacctcgtctgaatgacctgaaattttgcacacacgtcacaaatgacacaacagacctactccaacttccggaattccattccaactcctatatcaaaatcttacctatcaaccggaaaatgccaaaattccaatttcgccaattcaagcctaaatctactccggacctccaaaacacatttcaaTCATGctcttaaatcccaaatcacctcccgaagctacccgaaccatcgaaattcacatccgagccctttctcacataagtcaacatccggttgactttccaacttaaagcttactcaaaagagactaagtgtatcattcctttccaaaacctctccgaacccgaaccaaccaacccgataacacataatacagctgaacaagacaataagaagcagaaatgggggaaacgagcggtaactcatgaaacgatcggCCTAGTCGTTACAGTGGATGTGCGTGGATTTCACGGACCTAAACAAGGCCTGCGCGAAAGACTCCTTTTCGTTACCTCACATAAATCAACTCATCGACAAAATGGCAGGGCACAAGTTGTTGAGCTTATTGGACGCCtactcaggttacaaccaaatcctcatggacgaggaggaccaggaaaagactacATTCATCACCCATCAGGTGACGTACTgttacagagtcatgccattCAGGTTGAAGAACGTAGGGGTGACTTATCAAAGGTTgttcaccaagatgttcaaagaccAACTCGGTAAAACAATAGAAGTTTACATAGACGATAAGTTGGTCAAATCAAAAAGGAAGGAAGACCACGTCAACCACCTGAAGAAAGCCTTCGGTATACTAAGACAATACGGTATGAAGCTAAACCTCGAAAAGTGTGCCTTCGGCGTAACCTCaggcaagttcctcggctttTTGGTGTCATAAggaggcatcgaggtcaaccccgaccaaatcaaagccatcgagggAATACCCGAAGTATTAAACAGTAAGAAATAGGTATAAAGCTGAAAGGCCGTATAGCTGCCCTGTTGAGGTTCATCTCACGATCCTCTGACAGatgccataaattcttcaacGTGCTTAAAAAGGACAATGGGCTCCAGAGGAATTCAGAATGCATCGAGGCCTTAAGAGAACCAAAGCAGAACTCGGCGAGCATCTCCTGATATACTTGGCCGTATCTGAGGTTGTAGTAAGTGCGGTACTATTCCAtgaaaacaaaggtacgcaatctccaatctattacattagcaaaaccCTGGTTGACATCGAAACAAGGTACCCCCACCTCGAAAAATTGGCCCTGGCATTGGTAATAGCTTCACaaaagcttagaccctatttaCAATGCCACCCCATATCGGTGGTGACGACCTTCCCCTAAGGATCATCCTACATAAACCCGAACTGTCGGGGAGattggccaagtgggccatagaaaTGAGCGAGCATGATATAATATATCAGCCGCGAACTATGATAAAATCGCAGGTACTCGCCGACTTCGTCGCCGATTTCAGTGCCAAAATAATGCCCGAGGTCGAGTAGGAAACTTCTCGTACCTCTCTCAGGTTACCCGACCTATGGGTCCTATACACCTATGGCGCTACCAACGTATCAAGAATAGGACTGGGGCTCGTACTCGAGGTCCCAACAGGTGAAGTCATCCGCCAATCCATACGGTGCCCcaatatgactaacaatgaggccgagtacgagGCCGTAATTGCAAGACTAAAGCTAGCTCTCAAGTATGGAGAATGACGAGTCGTCCTCCGATGCAACTCACAACTCATTGTCAATTAAGTCACAGGGattttccaaatcaaagagcagaGGCTACAAAATACCAGGCAAAAATTCATAAACTACTACAAGAATTCGACGATTGTCAATTCGACCAGATACATCGAGCACAAAACATCGAAGCAGATGGCCTCGCCAGATTAGAAGTAGCCACCAAGAGCATTACAAAAGAAAACGTGGTTACCCTCCTCCACTCGTCAGTAGACCAACTTGAGGTACACTCTTTTAAATTTGACTTGAGACAGGCGCAACCGTATTATAACATATTTGCAGGAGAGAATACTCCCATCggacaaaaaagaagccaaaaagcttcgaatgCAGGCGTCCATGTACAACATCGTAAACCACGACCTATACAAAAGAACATTTGGAGGTCCCTTGGCGAAATGCTTAGGGCCAAGCCAAAAAAGACGCATCCTCAAAGAAGTACACGAAGGCCACTGTGGTGCCCATACCGGCAACCGAGCCCTCGTCAAATACCTCAtacgagcaggttattattggcccacCATAAAGAAGGAAGTCGCCGACTACATCAAGAAGTGTGAGTAGTGCCAGAAATAAGCTCCTATGATACACCAAACGGGCGAGCACCTCCACTCGATCACATTGCCATGGCcgttcatcaaatggggaatggatattgtcGGACCCCTTCTATCAGGATGAGGTAATATACGAtttttttggttttaactgactatttttccaaGTTGGTAGAAGAAGGTGCAATCGCCCAAATACGCAAATAGGAAGTTATCACATTCatatggagaaacatcatatgttgcttcggcatccccaaagaaatcagctgaGACAACGGACCCCAATTCACAGAAAAAAAGACCGCCAAATTCTTCGagaaatggcacatcaagcgaatactctccacgGCATATCACCTTGCCGGCAACGGCCAGGccgaatcctccaacaaaacaatactgaacattttgaataaaaaGCTTAAGGACACCAAGGGACTGTGGCCGGAACTGCTAGCAGAAGTGTTGTGGTCATATCGCACCACGCCAAAAATAAGCATAGGAGAAAtaccatattcactagtctatggGACTGACGCAGTGATCCAAGTCGAGGTCGGGGAACCAagtttgagatactccaatgaaAACAGACCAAGAAACGATGAGAATAGAAGGCAAGACCTCAGAAGCGGAGGAGCGAAGAGACATGGCTTACATAAGAATGATAGacccaaaaacaacaagcagaacAATATTACAACAAAAAAGCCAAAGTATGACCACTCAAAGTCGGGGACTATGTACTCAAAGTCAAAACATAGGCAAGCAAAGACGCAAGAGAAGGTAAACTAGGAACCGATTGGTAAAGGCCGTAAAAAATACGACAGCAGCAACAAAGgatcattccaactagaaacaatggagggaaagctactgccaaacaattggaacggcgcccacctcaagtacttcaacTTCTGAGAGCGGACGCCCTTCAAGTCGTACTCTTTTCCCTCACTCGGGTTTTGTCCTAATTGGATTTTATTCGGGAGGTTTTTAAGGAGGTGATGAAGGGGACGTCTCGAAGTTCAAGTATGATTCATCGCCCCACCTATCGTCTACTTCTCCAAGCCGAACGATGAAGGGACTAGGTAAAATACCTTCTCCAATGTATGAATGAAATAAGAAGAAACATGTAATATTCTCCAATGAATGAAATAAACAAAGCAACACCTTTGCACAACTCCACCATGTCATTTTAcactttacattcgacctcgctcgaattactttacgttcgacctcgctcaaattatcTTAAATTCTACCTCACTCGAATTACCttacatttgacctcgctcgaattatctTACATTCGACCTTGCTTGAATTACGTTACATTCGAGCTCGCTCAAATTACCTTACATTCGACATCGCTGAAATTACCGTACATTCGACCTCCCTCGAATTACCTTACactcgacctcactcgaattaccTTACACTCAACCTCACTCGAATTACcttacattcgacctcactcgaatcacTCGACGTTCGACTACGCCAAAACACTACATACAAATGGCCCGCAtagcaaacaaaaaaaaaaagagaaaagagaacaAGAATCCGGAAATACATAGCAAAAAGGCAATTGTTCCATTTCAATTGTTGAATTATAACTTTTTACAATGGGTTCGAGAATGCCCTCACAAAAATAGTAAAGCCAAAAAAAACTAAGCACAAAAGCTTCACACCACATCATCCCCACCAGCATACTCGTCATCATACCAAGGATCGGAGGCAAGCCCATCCGCCGCATCGTCGTCATCATCCCCGCCGGGTGTATCAGGGTCATAACCACAAGCTTCATGAGCGGCACGTGCCTTGACACGAATGCCATCAAGCTTCACCTCGGAGACCTTCCCGGCAACTAGCAAAGATTTGTACACATCGAGTTGAGCCTTGGCATGGACCTAAATTTCATACAACTCCCGCGGCACGCCAGGATCAACAGGAGTACGAGATGTAGACGGTTGTGCCTGCTGTTGTACCTTATCGGCCCTCAGGGCATTGACTTTCTCATTTAATTCAGACAGCTCTGCCTCCAAACTCGTGACCCTCTCTTCCAACCTTGCCACCTTGAGCGCCGACATCTCCACCTCATTAGTCCGCTCAGACCTGCAAACACGGAGAGTGTCATCTAGGGCCGCCGCTTCAGCCATAGCGATCATCCTGCCTTTCTCGACCCGACCCAATTCTTCGATCTTGGCACTAAGCTCATCCTTCAAATCGATAGCCTTTGCCTCCCTCTACCCGAGTTCAACCGTTAAGGATACCACCTGCGCCTGAAGGTCAACGTTCTCAGCTATCAACCCCTTACTCACCTCGAGCTCGTCCTCTTTGGCCTTTAGCGCTGCCTCAAGCTCAGTGTACCTACTGATAGACCTCATAAGCTCATCGTCCCTTTACCTCAGCTCTTCATCCTTCTTCGTTGGCTTATCGTCCTTCTGTTTGAGCCCATCACGAAGCGACTAAAATTCGCCATCCTGGCTGAGAAAGTCGACCAACGTTCGGTGCTTGGTATGGTACTCCTTGTACTTGGAGGTCATCTTCTTAAAAATGGTCGTCCTCCTCTCCTCCCGCCGTTCATGCTCAATCCCCATAATAAGAGTCTGACATGCAAAAAAAGTGAAGAAGTCAGTGTAAGCATATTACACATGCAAAACAAATCCTAAACGCGGAAAAGCAATCACTTGTAGGGCCATGCCAGATTACCCAACGACAGATATGCATTCTGCATCGCCTGTAGAGTCATGTTCTTGGAAGCAGCGCATAGGGGAGCAAAGGCCGGCACCGATCGTTCTGAGTTAGCCAAGAGGTTGTAGTCCACGAGAATGACTATATGCCGATTAGGACCCGCCGTCCTTATCTCCACATGAGTATTCCTCTCCATGAAGGTTCGTACCTTATCAGGGTCGATGTCCAAACCAGAGTCATCGTCCCCTGCAGGGACAACTCTACTTCCCGCGGTCGTCAATGATGAGCCGCCCTCTGCAGCCTGTGTAGGATTTTCACTACCATGAACCCCCTCAAACACCAGAAGGTCTCCTTTCCATAACGACACCCGCCGTGGAAATGGCCTCGACATCTGGTGTAAGCACAAACTCAGTTCCCAAAGAAACGAATCTTTCTGGCTCAACGTTAGCAACAATGGCCTTTCCGGTCTCTACCCTTCGTCTTTTCCTCGATGATGTCTTCTCGCCATTAGATGACTTGTCTACAAGGTGAAAGATAGGCTGAGAAGAGATTTCATCTCGCACGGCAACTGTTTGAGGGGCAGAGTCCCTAATTGGCAGAACTTGAGTCCGACCTCCTCGAGCAGACTCAGCTAAAGCAAATTGCATTCCGGGCAATGTGATAGCTTGGCGAAATGCAAGTACTGGAGCCTTCGCCTTCTTGGAAGCTCGCCGACCTAGCACCAAAATAAGGTCACATCAAAAAGGCAATAGTGAGCGGTTATAAGTTAAGGTAGAAATAACACTTACAGGACGGAATCTTGGGACCAAAGCGCTTGTGAAATGACGCCCAGTTACGAATTTCCACGGTGTTGGGTAACACGCGAGTCACCTAATCTTCAATATCGAAGACGGGAGAAGGTGCATGCCTCTTAGCTGAAAACAAGGAAGCCTTGAGATtcgaaaacaaaagagaaagaaaggaaacaaCAAACATATGGCAGGACGCTTACGACTATAATTCCATTGCTCGGGGAACCTAGTTGGATCCGCCACCAGGTGATCGGTCTTGATGAAGAATTTATGCCAGAATCGTCGGTTCGTCTTATCATCCATCCCGACCACCAACCACTTGACCCCATGATGTCACAGATGTATCAACGTACCTCTGTAAAAGCTGAGCGAGAATAGATGCAGCAGATGGTAAATATTGACATCACAGCCGACCAACTCTACATACTTCGCCAGCATTAGAAAGGCTTTGTATAAATAGGGGGAGAGCTGCACCGGGCAAATGTTGTAATAGCGGTAAAACTCCTCTGCTAATAGGGGGAGAGGAAGAGAATAACCAACTAAGAATGGGTAACATAGAAAGCACAATATCCAGGTTAGTGGACCTGTACTATGTCATCTCCCGTCGGGATAATCTCGACGTGAGAGGGAATACGGTACTTGGATTGGAGTTCGGCTATTTGAAGCAGCCCCATCTCAGAAAGCTCTTGAGTAGGAGCAGGAGCAGGTTCCTTTGGGAAATCATGTCTGACCAAAGGATTCTTAGGAACCACCTCCTCCACGGTGGGAACACTATCTTTCTCCTCAACCACGGGTTCCATACCGCCGGGAGGAATAGCCACCGACAAAGGAGCGACATCGATGACTCTATCGTGAACATGAGGGGAATTTGACATATTTCAGTAGTAAAGTGTATACAGCAAAGACGAAGAAAGAAGTTGTCAGCCAGAAAAGAAATCAGAGACTAAAATTGAAGAAATTGCGAGAAATCGGAAATGGATATCCAAGAAGAAGGTCAGAGAAAAACGATATGCATGCAACAAAGGGAATGATGAAAGTTTCAAAAACAAAACCCCTCCTCTACTTATAGGGTTGGGTAACGCTGGAATCGAGGCAGAAGAGCCGCCAACGGCACTGAAACCGAAGCGACAGAAGCACAGACACTACATTGGGAAGACACGTAATAATGACGCGCGTGGCATGACGTCATCCTACGACAGCCGCACCAACCGTAGCCCCGCCTCCAGTTCGATCTTGGCCGATTCGATTCACTCGTTAAGACCAAATTTCCTCTGAACGGCTGCAGACAAGATCCGTTCATCGAGGACGTCCAAGATCACGGCCTCAACAAGCGGAGGGATGAAAATTTGGATTAGACTTAATGGCCGCAAATGGACGTGGTCGAGGACTAGACTGACCACAGCATAAGGGCGAGGAGTCGCCTCAAGAGAGATTAACGCCGAGGTCGAGCAACATGCATATGAAAGTAACGGTAGGATAAGTTAGAATAGAAAGAAGGAATATTCCATTGAATATTCTTTCTGTTGTACTTTTTTAGGGTTGCTCAGggatatcccttataaataggaagtgACAAAGAACAAAAAGGGATCTTCACTTTGTTATAAGAACACATTGTAAAGGGTTGACAAAAGAGAATATACCAAAGCTTGTTCACTGATTATATTGTTCGATTTGTGTTGTTTATTCACAAGATCCCAAGATTCCTTACACATCTTCATTTCTTAACACCCCACGTTGTTGTCAGAGAGGAAAATCGTCCGAGTCACCCAATATTTGGGTGATAAATCCCTTCTTATTATATTTATTGTCATTATCTACATTTATTGCACACTTTCATTACCACATTCATTGACAATCATTAGTCATATATTTGATATTTGTTGCTCTTGAACACGGTCTCACCCTATTGATATTTTACAATCTTTGGTCTagaatttattatgtttaactaggattcactctctattttcatattaattagtttaacaaaaagctcaacactttttggtcaaacatggACAAAGCATATCATTCTAGGTTTGAAAGTGAAAAGAGAAGGATATGTAACATAggtgagaaaaaataaaaaatacatcaaAAAAGGCTGAAacaaaatattacaaaaaaggaATCATTATTGATAAAGAGTACCCATGTTTTATCTATGGTATAACAGGAAAACACTTTTGTAAGGAAAATCTATaaagtcatatatatatatatatatatatataattaaattaaaatgATTACCTCTAATATTCGAAATGGCAACCATCTGAAAGGTACATTGATGGTATAACTTAACCAAATTTTTTGTCAATTCCTTTGGTTGGTTGAAATTTTATGTCACTGACTCATTGATCACGTTTTAATTTCACAATAGGATATTTTAATGTTGCATTTAAAAGGGGTTATGCATCTAATAGTTGTGGCTTGTGACCCTTCATGAAGGGGTACGTAGATTATTTGCCCTTagttgtttttaaatttttattaataGGGTATTTAAGTTAATTAAAGGGTATCTTAGTAATTTAATTTTTATCTTAAGGGCTTCTCACtccattttttttataaaaaaaaacaaggaaATTAAAAGCATACTAAGAGATAATGACATTCATACCATcaacttttcttttcatttttgctTTCATGCAAAATATTATCCCTATTTCTCTCCTCTCCATTCCTCTCCTCTTCCTCCtattctctttctttctctctctctagaATCCTTTTTTTCCTTAACAAGGATTCAAGAGAAGGGAAAGAGGGGAGATGGGGCAACAAACGTTGATCTACAGCTTCGTCGCCCGGGGAACAATGATCTTGGCTGAATACACCGAGTTCACTGGTAATTTTACCAGCATTGCCTCGCAATGCCTTCAAAAATTACCTGCATCAAATAACAGATTCACCTACAACTGCGATGGCCACACTTTCAATTTCCTCGCCGAGAATGGATTCAGTcagtttccctttctttccatATATGCATTTTATAATATAAGCATTTTCTATGTTTTATAAATGGAACTACATGGACAATAGGATTTATATAGCCGGCCCTAATTTGTTTGACATTGATGTTTAGTTTTTGTTATTGTTGCAATTTTGATCAATTGGATGCAGCATGGTAGAAAAAGAATAAAAGGAATGTTTTTGCAAAAATTGATCGATTATGAGTAAATTGCACAATGGTATGTTTATACGTCCTATTGGTTGAGGAGGTGTTCATTTCTAACGCGATTAAAAATTATCAGTGTTTGGTGTGACCGAGTTATTTtctatgaaaatatttttcacgagaaaattattttctgataTTTGAGGAAAACATGttctcagttttttttttttaattttaaaaacgaCTTCTTCATACAAAATACGCTAGGTTTTTTAATTAAATTGTCTCGAAAGATTTTCTTGATGGCGAACAAGAAGAAACGTTACCTGAATTTGTAAAAGATATTGGTCAATTGAGTTTTGCAATTATGAGATATATTTGTTAATTTTTCAATATTGGTTTGAGCTTAATTGGGGAAGCTTTTCTGGGTGGATCGGAGATGATGAAAATATTCTGCGAAACTTATGGGGATCTAGCAATGTGGAGTTTAATGGGGGAAACCGAATGTTGTATGAAGTTATATACCAATTAATTTTCTTATACGGGCAACCAAATATTATACTATAACTTAGGTGGAATTATATGCTGTTATTGTTTTTGCTAATAAGTAAGATTTCTTTGAATGATATTGCAGCCTATTGTGTGGTTGCTACTGAATCAGCAGGCAGGCAAATTCCCATAGCCTTCTTGGAACGTATAAAGGATGATTTTAGCAAGAGATATGGTGGAGGAAAAGCTACTACGGCTACAGCTAAAAGTCTGAACAAGGAATTTGGGTACCTACTTTTGTTTATTATTACTTCAAGTTTAACTTATAAACACGACAATATAGGCATCAAATTTTTTACAGTACCGGGTCATTTAAAGAATATCTACAAGAGTCTAATTTATACGCATTGATAATACAAAGAAGTTTTAAACTCTTATGACATCTTTACTTGTTTTATTAGGTAATCTGTTTTTTCAAGATTATAAATCCCACTTTCATAACggattatatatatttttcgAATGACCTGATAGTATTGTAAAAGATCACTTACAATGACAGTGTATATAAGTCAAAGGTAGCTCTCCATAAAAAATGAAACTTATAATATTGAAAATAAATTAGGTTACTTGCCATGTACAACAAATAAAGCGGACATTATTATCTTCCATATGCGCAACAGATAAAAGTGATCCGATAATATGAAAGTTTTTTATGCCGTCGATGCGTATAACTTGAACCTTAAATTACTGTAAAGAATAGCAGAAGAAAAGTATTATTTGGAGACCTTCTGCTAGCCCAAGATCGTTAATTAAGATTGAAGGATTCAACTAAAGAAGAGGAAGcttgaaaagagaaaagagattTTTGAAAGGAGAACTTTGTTATTGAAGA
Proteins encoded in this window:
- the LOC104219032 gene encoding putative vesicle-associated membrane protein 726; its protein translation is MGQQTLIYSFVARGTMILAEYTEFTGNFTSIASQCLQKLPASNNRFTYNCDGHTFNFLAENGFTYCVVATESAGRQIPIAFLERIKDDFSKRYGGGKATTATAKSLNKEFGPKLKEHMKYCVEHPEEINKLAKVKAQVSEVKGVMMQNIEKVLDRGEKIELLVDKTENLRSQAQDFRQQGIKIRRKLWYENMKIKLIVLGIIIALILIIILSVCPGFDCF